The Doryrhamphus excisus isolate RoL2022-K1 chromosome 18, RoL_Dexc_1.0, whole genome shotgun sequence genome contains a region encoding:
- the LOC131106075 gene encoding potassium voltage-gated channel subfamily A member 3-like — MDHRDSGVLLSPVSSRRQQLSDDDEGDMTVENMPEETAVLSAPHHLSVGRYELGRQAGCCERVVINISGLRFETHLKTFNLFPDTLLGDPRKRMRYFDPLRNEYFFDRNRPSFDAILYYYQSGGRIRRPVNVPIDIFSEEIRFYQLGEDAMEKFREDEGFIKEEERVLPKNDFQKQIWLLFEYPESSGPARGIAIVSVLVILISIVIFCMETLPEFRDEREQADTRTRTLNTTGHLYAPSPFTDPFFVIETLCIIWFSFELLVRFFACPSKTSFSKNIMNLIDIVAIIPYFITLGTELAETETNGGQQAMSLAILRVIRLVRVFRIFKLSRHSKGLQILGQTLKASMRELGLLIFFLFIGVILFSSAVYFAEADDPTSSFNSIPDAFWWAVVTMTTVGYGDMHPVTIGGKIVGSLCAIAGVLTIALPVPVIVSNFNYFYHRETDGDEQPLYTNTGSCDHIPGAEALQPRGSCASSTVVRGDFAGLEESVKRVNLSPENSQNCVNITKIFTDV, encoded by the coding sequence ATGGACCACCGGGACTCGGGCGTGCTTCTCTCACCTGTGTCCTCCAGGCGCCAGCAGCTGAGCGATGACGACGAGGGCGACATGACAGTGGAGAACATGCCGGAGGAGACAGCCGTGCTCTCGGCTCCACACCACCTGTCCGTGGGTCGCTACGAGCTGGGCCGCCAGGCTGGATGCTGCGAGCGCGTCGTCATCAACATCTCGGGCTTGCGCTTCGAGACGCACCTGAAAACTTTCAACCTGTTCCCGGACACGTTGCTGGGGGACCCCAGGAAGAGGATGCGCTACTTTGACCCCCTCAGGAACGAGTACTTCTTCGACCGGAACCGACCCAGCTTTGACGCCATTCTCTATTACTACCAGTCCGGGGGGCGCATCAGGAGACCTGTTAACGTCCCCATTGATATTTTCTCCGAGGAGATCAGGTTCTATCAACTCGGTGAGGATGCCATGGAGAAATTTCGAGAGGATGAAGGCTTCATTAAAGAGGAGGAGCGCGTCTTGCCTAAAAACGACTTCCAAAAGCAGATCTGGCTCCTGTTCGAGTACCCGGAGAGCTCCGGTCCAGCTCGGGGCATCGCTATTGTCTCCGTGCTCGTCATCCTTATCTCCATAGTCATCTTCTGCATGGAGACACTGCCTGAGTTCCGGGACGAGCGAGAGCAAGCCGATACTCGGACtcgcactttgaacaccactgGTCACCTTTACGCACCGAGTCCTTTCACGGACCCTTTCTTTGTCATCGAAACCCTGTGCATTATCTGGTTCTCTTTCGAGCTCTTGGTGCGCTTCTTCGCCTGCCCCAGTAAGACCAGTTTCTCCAAAAACATCATGAACCTCATCGACATTGTGGCCATCATTCCGTACTTCATCACTCTGGGCACCGAGCTGGCGGAAACGGAGACCAACGGGGGCCAGCAGGCTATGTCCCTCGCCATTCTCAGGGTCATCCGCCTTGTGCGCGTTTTCCGCATTTTTAAGCTCTCACGTCACTCAAAGGGTCTCCAGATCCTGGGGCAGACTCTCAAGGCCAGCATGAGGGAGCTGGGTTTgctcatcttcttcctcttcataGGGGTCATACTCTTCTCCAGTGCGGTGTACTTCGCTGAAGCGGACGACCCGACCTCCAGCTTCAACAGCATCCCCGACGCCTTCTGGTGGGCGGTGGTCACTATGACTACGGTGGGCTACGGGGACATGCACCCGGTGACCATCGGTGGCAAAATCGTCGGCTCTCTGTGCGCCATCGCCGGCGTGTTAACCATCGCTTTGCCGGTTCCTGTCATCGTGTCCAACTTCAACTACTTTTACCACCGGGAGACCGACGGGGACGAGCAGCCTCTGTATACGAACACCGGAAGCTGCGACCACATCCCCGGTGCGGAAGCGCTACAACCGCGGGGGTCTTGCGCCTCCTCGACCGTCGTCAGGGGCGACTTTGCCGGCCTGGAGGAGAGCGTCAAGCGGGTCAACTTGAGCCCTGAAAACAGCCAGAACTGCGTTAACATCACCAAGATCTTCACGGACGTGTAA
- the LOC131106420 gene encoding potassium voltage-gated channel subfamily A member 2, whose product MTVATGDPSDEAAAHPGHPLDYDPEADHECCERVVINISGLRFETQLKTLSQFPETLLGDPKKRMRYFDPLRNEYFFDRNRPSFDAILYYYQSGGRLRRPVNVTLDIFSEEIRFYELGEEAIEMFREDEGFIKEEERPLPDNEFQRQVWLLFEYPESSGPARIIAIISVMVILISIVSFCLETLPIFRNEEDEMHKSHAEIFSPETNTTIIRYTSTYFTDPFFILETLCIIWFSFEFLVRFFACPSKAGFFGNLMNIIDIVAIIPYFITLGTELADSPDDGQAGQQAMSLAILRVIRLVRVFRIFKLSRHSKGLQILGQTLKASMRELGLLIFFLFIGVILFSSAVYFAEADEPQSQFESIPDAFWWAVVSMTTVGYGDMVPTTIGGKIVGSLCAIAGVLTIALPVPVIVSNFNYFYHRETEGEEQAQYLQVNAPKADSAEELKKSRSGSTISKSDYMEIQEAVNNSNEDFREENLKTANCTLANTNYVNITKMLTDV is encoded by the coding sequence ATGACTGTTGCCACGGGCGACCCCTCCGATGAAGCGGCTGCGCATCCGGGCCACCCGCTGGACTATGACCCGGAAGCAGACCACGAATGTTGCGAAAGAGTTGTCATCAACATTTCCGGGTTGCGCTTTGAGACCCAGCTCAAAACCCTTTCGCAGTTCCCAGAGACGCTGCTTGGAGACCCCAAAAAGAGAATGCGGTATTTTGACCCGCTGAGGAATGAGTACTTTTTTGACAGGAACAGACCCAGCTTTGATGCCATATTGTATTACTACCAGTCAGGTGGACGGTTAAGAAGGCCGGTTAACGTCACGCTTGATATCTTCTCAGAGGAGATACGCTTCTACGAGTTGGGCGAGGAGGCAATTGAGATGTTCCGAGAGGATGAAGGCTTCATCAAAGAGGAGGAGCGCCCTCTTCCTGACAATGAATTTCAGAGACAGGTTTGGCTGCTTTTCGAGTACCCGGAAAGCTCGGGACCGGCCAGGATTATTGCCATCATCTCAGTTATGGTCATTCTCATATCCATCGTCAGTTTCTGCCTGGAGACGCTCCCCATTTTCCGTAATGAGGAAGATGAGATGCACAAGTCCCATGCGGAGATCTTTTCACCAGAGACCAACACTACCATCATTAGATACACGTCCACCTACTTTACCGACCCTTTCTTTATCCTGGAGACGCTCTGCATCATCTGGTTCTCCTTTGAGTTCCTAGTGCGCTTCTTCGCCTGCCCCAGCAAAGCGGGCTTCTTCGGGAACTTAATGAACATCATTGACATTGTCGCCATCATCCCATACTTCATCACGCTCGGCACGGAGCTAGCCGATAGTCCTGACGACGGGCAAGCAGGACAGCAAGCTATGTCTTTAGCCATTCTCAGGGTTATCCGATTGGTGCGGGTATTCCGAATTTTCAAGCTCTCTCGTCACTCTAAGGGGCTTCAGATCTTGGGCCAAACCCTCAAAGCTAGCATGAGAGAACTGGGACTGCttatcttcttcctcttcatcgGCGTCATTCTCTTCTCCAGCGCCGTCTACTTCGCCGAGGCTGATGAACCTCAGTCTCAGTTCGAGAGCATCCCGGATGCCttctggtgggccgtggtgTCCATGACTACTGTCGGTTACGGCGACATGGTGCCAACAACCATCGGCGGTAAGATTGTGGGTTCCTTGTGTGCCATCGCTGGTGTGCTGACCATCGCTTTGCCGGTGCCCGTTATTGTGTCCAACTTCAACTACTTCTACCACCGCGAGACCGAAGGCGAGGAGCAGGCGCAGTACCTGCAAGTGAACGCGCCCAAAGCTGACTCGGCGGAGGAGCTGAAGAAGAGTCGCAGCGGCTCCACCATCAGCAAGTCGGACTACATGGAGATCCAGGAGGCTGTCAATAACAGCAACGAGGACTTTCGCGAGGAGAACCTCAAGACCGCCAACTGCACACTGGCCAATACAAATTACGTCAACATCACCAAGATGCTCACAGATGTGTAG